From Alienimonas californiensis, a single genomic window includes:
- a CDS encoding endonuclease/exonuclease/phosphatase family protein has protein sequence MPVPFRPVPLLAAGAVLLSVAGVAAAGEPQPGAGSQPPALRVMSFNLRYGTARDGENAWPHRKEFVAETIKTFSPDVLGTQETLAFQRDELLERLPGYAAFGVGREDGTEKGEMTTLLYRTDRLEKLDGGHFWLSETPDEVGSQSWDTSLPRMASWLKLRDRRPGGAGDFWVFNTHFDHRGAQARAESATLMRAKIAAIAGDGPAIVTGDFNAVPGSLPYKNLFGDPADAAGQRVTLRDSYRERRPDGEPGQSAGTAGGFRREDRGESRIDWIAVTPHWAIVDAAIDRTHRDGRTPSDHDPVTAVLLRTADE, from the coding sequence ATGCCCGTCCCGTTTCGCCCCGTCCCGCTGCTCGCCGCGGGCGCCGTCTTATTGAGCGTCGCCGGCGTCGCCGCGGCCGGAGAACCGCAGCCCGGAGCCGGATCGCAGCCGCCCGCGCTGCGGGTGATGAGCTTCAACCTGCGCTACGGCACCGCCCGCGACGGCGAGAACGCCTGGCCGCATCGGAAGGAATTCGTCGCGGAGACGATCAAAACCTTCTCCCCCGACGTGCTGGGCACGCAGGAGACGCTCGCCTTTCAGCGGGACGAATTATTGGAACGTCTGCCCGGTTACGCCGCCTTCGGCGTGGGCCGGGAGGACGGCACGGAAAAGGGCGAGATGACGACGCTCCTGTATCGCACCGACCGCCTGGAAAAGCTGGACGGCGGGCACTTCTGGCTCAGCGAAACGCCGGACGAAGTCGGCAGCCAGAGCTGGGACACCTCCCTGCCGCGGATGGCGTCCTGGCTGAAGCTCCGCGACCGGCGACCGGGCGGGGCGGGGGACTTCTGGGTCTTTAATACCCATTTCGATCACCGCGGCGCCCAGGCCCGGGCGGAGTCCGCGACGCTTATGCGGGCGAAGATCGCCGCGATCGCCGGCGACGGGCCGGCGATCGTCACCGGGGACTTCAACGCCGTGCCGGGGAGCCTGCCGTATAAGAACCTGTTCGGCGACCCCGCCGACGCCGCCGGGCAGAGGGTCACGCTGCGGGACAGCTACCGCGAACGGCGCCCCGACGGCGAACCGGGTCAGTCGGCCGGGACGGCCGGCGGATTTCGGCGGGAGGACCGCGGCGAGTCGCGGATCGACTGGATCGCCGTCACCCCGCACTGGGCGATCGTCGACGCCGCCATCGACCGCACCCACCGCGACGGCCGTACGCCCTCCGACCACGACCCCGTCACCGCCGTGCTGCTGCGGACCGCGGACGAATAA
- a CDS encoding Gfo/Idh/MocA family protein has product MPATRRRFCQAAGGLLAAAAIPSALSAPRRPMSEDAVDLPPAKLTGRPLPDLLQPLPLPPGERIGFALVGLGAYALNQIAPNLANTRGCKLAAVVSGNAEKAGRVAAAYGLGKEHVYSYDDFDRIADDPAVDVVYIILPNAFHREWTERAFAAGKHVLCEKPMAGTPADCEAMIAAGERAGKKLMIGYRAQFDPYNLEAIKAVRGGDGTDGEIGVPRIVVSDHGRILDLAVTRDQWRAKKELACGGSLYDIGIYSVNGARYLLGEEPTETTARYLPRSDRPQVTVEEGVEWQMTFPSGAVASCTSSYRVAGNKRIHVQGAEGEVTLDPATDYYIRNLKIQSGDKTRDVEIPQANQFAAMLDEMATAVRENRDPKTPGAEGLRDVRIMTAIYKAAETGEAVKM; this is encoded by the coding sequence ATGCCCGCGACCCGCCGTCGTTTCTGTCAGGCCGCCGGCGGCCTCCTCGCCGCCGCCGCGATCCCGTCCGCCCTCTCCGCCCCCCGTCGTCCCATGTCTGAAGACGCCGTCGACCTGCCCCCCGCCAAGCTGACCGGTCGCCCGCTGCCGGACCTGCTCCAGCCCCTTCCCCTGCCGCCGGGGGAGCGGATCGGCTTCGCCCTCGTCGGCCTGGGGGCCTACGCCCTGAACCAGATCGCCCCCAATCTGGCGAACACCCGCGGCTGCAAACTGGCGGCGGTCGTCTCGGGCAACGCGGAGAAGGCCGGCCGCGTCGCCGCCGCCTACGGGCTGGGGAAGGAACACGTTTATTCCTACGACGATTTCGACCGCATCGCCGACGACCCGGCGGTGGACGTCGTTTATATCATCCTGCCGAACGCCTTCCATCGGGAATGGACGGAGCGGGCCTTCGCCGCCGGCAAGCACGTGCTGTGCGAAAAGCCGATGGCCGGCACGCCTGCCGACTGCGAAGCGATGATCGCCGCCGGCGAGCGGGCCGGCAAGAAATTGATGATCGGCTACCGGGCACAATTCGACCCGTATAATCTGGAAGCGATCAAGGCGGTCCGCGGCGGCGACGGGACGGACGGTGAGATCGGCGTCCCCAGGATCGTCGTTTCCGACCACGGCCGCATTCTGGATCTGGCAGTCACCCGCGATCAGTGGCGGGCGAAAAAAGAATTGGCCTGCGGCGGATCGCTGTACGACATCGGCATTTATTCCGTGAACGGCGCTCGCTATCTGCTCGGCGAGGAGCCGACGGAGACCACCGCCCGCTACCTGCCCCGCTCCGATCGGCCGCAGGTGACCGTGGAGGAGGGCGTGGAGTGGCAGATGACCTTCCCCTCCGGCGCCGTCGCCTCGTGCACTTCCAGTTATCGGGTGGCGGGCAATAAACGCATCCACGTCCAAGGCGCCGAGGGCGAGGTGACGCTCGACCCGGCGACGGACTACTACATTCGCAATCTGAAGATCCAGTCCGGCGACAAAACCCGCGACGTGGAAATCCCGCAGGCGAATCAATTCGCCGCGATGCTGGACGAGATGGCGACCGCCGTCCGCGAGAACCGCGACCCGAAAACCCCCGGCGCCGAGGGGCTCCGCGACGTGCGGATCATGACCGCCATCTACAAGGCCGCGGAGACCGGCGAGGCGGTCAAGATGTGA
- a CDS encoding HNH endonuclease, which produces MTAVAALSRPTLVLNRNWQPVGVANVARALVLLWNDSARVVDPSDYQLYSWDDWSRKKPEDGEPVVKTVRFELKAPEVIALTTYDKLHRRTVPFTRRNLFRRDRHACQYCGVQPGGNELTIDHVQPRSRGGATSWDNCVLACVRCNHRKADRTPAEARMTLPREPKRPAWNPVYSARNVRVESWERFLSEAYWNVELLGP; this is translated from the coding sequence ATGACCGCCGTCGCGGCCCTCTCCCGCCCCACCCTCGTCCTGAACCGGAACTGGCAGCCGGTCGGGGTGGCGAATGTGGCGCGCGCTCTGGTTCTGCTTTGGAACGACTCCGCCCGCGTGGTCGACCCCTCCGACTACCAGCTTTACAGCTGGGACGATTGGAGCCGCAAGAAGCCCGAAGACGGCGAGCCCGTCGTCAAGACGGTCCGGTTCGAATTAAAGGCGCCGGAGGTCATCGCCCTGACGACCTACGACAAACTGCACCGGCGCACCGTCCCTTTCACCCGACGGAACTTATTTCGCCGGGACCGGCACGCCTGCCAGTACTGCGGCGTGCAGCCGGGCGGGAATGAATTGACGATCGACCACGTGCAGCCCCGCAGCCGCGGCGGCGCCACGAGTTGGGACAACTGCGTGCTGGCCTGCGTGCGCTGCAACCATCGCAAGGCCGACCGCACCCCCGCCGAGGCCCGCATGACCCTCCCCCGGGAACCCAAACGGCCCGCGTGGAACCCGGTTTACAGCGCCCGCAACGTGCGGGTCGAAAGCTGGGAGCGGTTCCTCTCCGAAGCTTATTGGAACGTGGAACTGCTGGGGCCCTGA
- a CDS encoding Hsp70 family protein gives MKFLDGETVGIDLGTTYSAIAHLNDEGEPVIINNGDDRPITPSVVLLGEGGRVMVGPSFERIALEKPENVVEAVKRQMGNKDYYVVYQGKKLTPEFISALILKKLKQDAEVRIGPVANAVVTVPYYFNDVRRKATQDAGQVAGLNVVDIINEPTAATLAYAWNKGDLGRTDTGGGETTILVYDLGGGTFDVTVVRFTSTTFRVLATDGDVMLGGLDWSNRLVEHLAEQFTRKYGDDPRQDPEGLRAFFQECEDAKRKLSKNDRAPVSVYYKGKTLTVQLTRSDFERMTADLMQRTRDTTELVLQQSGVDPAQLDEVVLIGGSTYMPIVEKTLKEITRQEPSRSLMPERAVAEGAAIHAAILQAKHGGGGKMAEALRKRLERVKQVDVNSHSLGIKVADPEKKGSRMNHVMIPRNTSIPASKTQRFKTTSDNQKTVHVEVLEGEARDPAACTLIGDFRIVGLPPDMKKGSPVEVTYSYDASGRISARARDLTANKEAATEIIRDGGLSEGNVADFEKLASEYDVD, from the coding sequence ATGAAGTTCCTCGACGGCGAAACGGTCGGCATCGACCTCGGCACGACCTACAGCGCCATCGCCCACCTCAACGACGAGGGCGAGCCGGTCATCATCAACAACGGCGACGACCGCCCCATCACCCCCAGCGTGGTGCTGTTGGGCGAGGGCGGCCGCGTGATGGTCGGCCCCAGCTTCGAACGCATCGCTCTGGAGAAGCCGGAGAACGTCGTCGAAGCCGTCAAACGGCAGATGGGCAACAAAGATTATTACGTCGTTTATCAGGGCAAGAAGCTCACGCCGGAGTTCATTAGCGCCCTGATCCTCAAAAAGCTGAAGCAGGACGCGGAGGTTCGCATCGGCCCGGTGGCGAACGCCGTCGTCACGGTGCCCTATTACTTCAACGACGTCCGCCGGAAGGCCACGCAGGACGCCGGGCAGGTCGCCGGGCTGAACGTCGTGGACATCATTAACGAGCCCACCGCGGCCACGCTGGCCTACGCCTGGAACAAGGGCGATCTGGGCCGCACCGACACCGGCGGCGGGGAGACGACCATCCTGGTGTACGACCTCGGCGGCGGGACGTTCGACGTCACGGTGGTCCGGTTCACCTCCACGACCTTCCGCGTGCTGGCCACCGACGGCGACGTGATGCTCGGCGGGCTGGACTGGTCGAACCGGCTGGTCGAGCACCTCGCGGAGCAGTTCACCCGCAAATACGGCGACGACCCCCGCCAGGACCCCGAGGGCCTGCGGGCGTTCTTCCAGGAGTGCGAAGACGCCAAACGCAAACTGTCCAAAAACGACCGGGCGCCGGTCAGCGTCTATTACAAGGGCAAAACGCTGACGGTGCAGCTCACCCGCTCGGACTTCGAGCGGATGACCGCGGACCTGATGCAGCGGACCCGCGACACGACCGAACTGGTCCTGCAGCAGTCCGGCGTGGACCCGGCCCAACTGGACGAGGTCGTGCTGATCGGCGGGTCGACCTATATGCCGATCGTCGAGAAAACCTTGAAGGAGATCACCCGGCAGGAGCCCTCCCGCAGCCTGATGCCGGAGCGGGCCGTGGCCGAGGGCGCCGCGATTCACGCCGCCATTCTGCAGGCCAAACACGGCGGCGGCGGCAAGATGGCGGAGGCCCTCCGCAAGCGGCTGGAACGCGTCAAGCAGGTGGACGTGAACAGCCACAGCCTGGGCATCAAGGTCGCCGACCCGGAGAAGAAAGGGTCGCGGATGAATCACGTCATGATCCCCCGCAACACCTCAATTCCCGCCAGCAAGACGCAGCGGTTCAAAACGACCAGCGATAATCAGAAGACGGTGCACGTGGAGGTGCTCGAGGGCGAGGCCCGCGACCCCGCCGCCTGCACGCTGATCGGCGACTTCCGCATCGTCGGCCTGCCGCCGGACATGAAAAAGGGCAGCCCGGTGGAGGTCACCTACAGCTACGACGCCAGCGGCCGCATCAGCGCCCGGGCGCGGGACCTGACCGCCAATAAAGAGGCCGCGACCGAGATCATCCGCGACGGCGGCCTGTCCGAGGGCAACGTGGCCGACTTCGAGAAGCTGGCCAGCGAATACGACGTGGACTGA
- a CDS encoding right-handed parallel beta-helix repeat-containing protein: MPRLVLPLAAAALLALSVPAGATNYYVRTSGNDNPADPSSGGKSASKAYRTMQRAANVAVAGDTVYVGAGTYSESVIGMSDGTSAAPLTWIADTSGVHTGDAGPVRVRPANGGSFAVRLMDENYIQFHGFAFNSNPNAAGADGVLIQNSHNLLFNGCTFHGFAAGVNASNGAFNVSNGTFSSCRSAVKAIAGSAVGMSDCNVVVPVDGSYSSGIDSRASALKVLRCTITGGTHGIYHVNGTGCSVTDSTVSGATSTGLWIEGGTKVVDGCEIVGGQYGLYLPKSAGSDPDVRNSVIRDGVVGIYAGWQYLILRDLTFSGHSDAAIRVETSIPAFVLGSEDTISVTNCRYGVAWNGNPSVAQSLTVLLQNWTDNVDHFYARDVETVIARDLTLSNAHAGLLVVDGAQVTVTGCTFADSVPTGSWRDEAAVYAQAATVTVTDCTIDRWSFGVHLIGATTLDLQRLTVRDSSHYAICLQDAVWNWEAADAIVLTDNWTGVYAKDCQVTIDGGAPGVTVDGAVGTGRGLYSIGGSAVWRNVHVTDSSVGFLSEHTRGALLDQCSATGCTTQALKVIRDPSDPAVVAATVTNFAATDCANGVIYNRGAGTADGVGQIELRDLSITRSVTLDGNGYAVGPTGAGLTLNDCPLVEALHTGLTVSGHETGLYVAGADLAVGAATALNVSACGSALMCAGGAVTISNWDVSGNWTALYALPAGRPVTVTDSALSARDYAVYIPDAGDLTVARCAVVTRDGAGFDVATTRTSAYAFVDCTVAAGGDGFLLDVGAGSGSITLERCTVTNAGDDGFSLLAPTVTATDCTVTAAVGDGFQCRGGAGLLTRCIVLDCGGAAAAATGTAALTADNLLGVGATGLYVDGAAASLLARYVTVASAAVAAHATNGGALTVVNGVLSSGSIAARADAGGSVILDYALLDAPTPYDGVAAGANDLLRPPLFEDAAAGDYRPAKGSPMINAGKNLSGVVDDDLRNFVRPSFNGYELGAYESEFPAGGVRILKWREVAQ, encoded by the coding sequence ATGCCTCGTCTCGTCCTCCCGCTCGCCGCGGCGGCGTTGCTCGCGCTGTCCGTCCCGGCGGGAGCCACGAATTATTACGTCCGCACGAGCGGGAACGACAACCCGGCCGATCCCTCATCCGGGGGCAAGTCGGCGTCGAAGGCCTACCGCACGATGCAGCGGGCGGCGAACGTCGCCGTCGCGGGGGACACGGTCTACGTGGGGGCGGGCACCTACAGCGAATCCGTCATCGGAATGTCGGACGGCACCTCCGCGGCGCCGCTGACCTGGATCGCCGATACGTCGGGCGTCCACACCGGAGACGCCGGGCCCGTCCGGGTTCGCCCGGCGAACGGCGGATCGTTCGCCGTCCGCCTGATGGACGAGAACTACATTCAGTTCCACGGCTTCGCCTTCAACTCGAATCCGAACGCCGCCGGCGCGGACGGCGTGCTGATTCAGAACTCGCACAATCTGCTCTTCAACGGCTGCACGTTCCACGGGTTCGCCGCCGGCGTGAACGCTTCGAACGGCGCGTTCAACGTCTCGAACGGCACGTTCTCGAGCTGCCGCTCCGCGGTCAAGGCGATCGCGGGGAGCGCGGTCGGCATGAGCGACTGCAACGTCGTCGTGCCGGTCGACGGCTCCTACTCGAGCGGGATCGATTCCCGCGCGTCCGCGTTGAAGGTCTTACGGTGCACCATCACCGGGGGCACCCACGGCATCTATCACGTCAACGGGACCGGGTGCTCGGTGACCGATTCCACCGTCTCGGGGGCGACCTCGACCGGGCTGTGGATCGAAGGGGGGACGAAGGTCGTGGACGGCTGCGAGATCGTCGGCGGCCAGTACGGCCTGTACCTGCCGAAATCCGCCGGCTCGGACCCGGACGTGCGCAACTCGGTGATCCGCGACGGCGTGGTGGGGATCTACGCCGGCTGGCAGTATCTGATACTCCGCGACCTGACGTTCTCGGGACATTCCGACGCCGCGATCCGCGTCGAGACATCCATCCCCGCCTTCGTGCTGGGATCAGAAGACACGATCTCCGTCACCAACTGTCGCTACGGCGTGGCCTGGAACGGAAATCCGTCCGTCGCCCAGAGCCTCACGGTCCTGTTGCAGAACTGGACCGATAACGTGGACCACTTCTACGCGCGAGACGTCGAAACGGTCATCGCACGCGACCTCACCCTGTCCAACGCTCACGCGGGTCTGCTGGTCGTCGACGGGGCTCAGGTCACCGTGACCGGCTGCACCTTCGCGGACAGCGTCCCTACCGGCTCCTGGAGGGACGAGGCGGCGGTTTACGCTCAGGCGGCGACGGTCACGGTCACGGACTGCACGATCGACCGGTGGTCGTTCGGGGTGCACCTGATCGGGGCGACGACCCTCGATCTCCAGCGGCTGACCGTCCGCGACAGCAGTCACTACGCGATCTGCCTTCAGGACGCCGTCTGGAACTGGGAGGCGGCCGACGCGATTGTGCTCACGGACAACTGGACCGGCGTCTACGCGAAAGATTGCCAAGTGACGATCGACGGCGGCGCCCCGGGCGTCACCGTCGACGGGGCCGTCGGGACCGGCCGAGGTCTTTATTCCATCGGGGGGTCCGCCGTTTGGCGGAACGTCCACGTGACCGACAGCTCCGTCGGCTTCCTGTCCGAGCACACCCGGGGCGCGCTGCTGGACCAATGCTCCGCGACCGGCTGCACCACCCAGGCGCTCAAGGTCATCCGGGATCCGTCAGACCCGGCCGTCGTCGCCGCCACGGTGACGAACTTCGCCGCCACGGACTGCGCGAACGGCGTGATCTACAACCGTGGGGCCGGGACGGCGGACGGCGTCGGCCAGATCGAACTGCGGGACCTGTCGATCACGCGGTCCGTCACGCTGGACGGGAACGGGTACGCCGTCGGCCCGACCGGGGCGGGTCTCACGCTGAACGACTGCCCGCTGGTCGAGGCGCTGCACACCGGGCTGACCGTCTCCGGCCACGAGACGGGCCTGTACGTGGCCGGGGCCGATCTTGCCGTCGGCGCCGCGACGGCCCTGAACGTTTCCGCCTGCGGCAGCGCCCTAATGTGCGCCGGCGGAGCCGTCACCATCTCGAACTGGGACGTCTCCGGGAACTGGACCGCCCTGTACGCGTTGCCGGCCGGCCGGCCGGTGACCGTGACGGACAGCGCCCTGAGCGCTCGCGACTACGCCGTTTACATCCCGGACGCCGGCGACCTGACCGTCGCCCGCTGCGCCGTCGTCACGCGCGACGGGGCCGGGTTCGACGTCGCGACGACCCGCACCTCGGCCTACGCCTTCGTCGACTGCACCGTCGCCGCTGGCGGGGACGGATTTCTCTTGGACGTGGGCGCCGGTTCCGGGTCGATCACGCTGGAGCGGTGCACCGTGACGAACGCCGGCGACGACGGATTCAGTCTGCTGGCCCCCACCGTCACGGCAACGGATTGCACGGTGACCGCGGCGGTCGGCGACGGCTTTCAATGTCGGGGCGGCGCCGGCCTGCTCACCCGGTGCATCGTCCTCGACTGCGGCGGCGCCGCGGCGGCGGCGACGGGCACCGCCGCCCTGACCGCGGACAATCTGCTCGGCGTGGGCGCCACGGGACTCTACGTCGACGGCGCCGCCGCCTCGCTCCTGGCCCGATACGTCACCGTCGCGAGCGCCGCCGTCGCCGCCCATGCGACCAACGGCGGCGCGTTGACGGTCGTGAACGGCGTGTTGAGCAGCGGTTCGATCGCGGCCAGGGCCGACGCCGGCGGCTCGGTGATCCTCGATTATGCCTTGCTGGACGCCCCGACCCCCTACGACGGCGTCGCCGCCGGCGCCAACGACCTCCTCCGACCGCCGCTCTTCGAGGACGCCGCGGCCGGCGATTACCGCCCCGCGAAGGGTTCGCCGATGATCAACGCCGGGAAAAATCTGAGCGGCGTCGTCGACGACGATCTCCGAAACTTCGTCCGCCCCTCGTTCAACGGTTATGAACTCGGGGCGTACGAGAGCGAATTCCCGGCCGGCGGCGTGCGAATCCTGAAGTGGCGGGAAGTCGCCCAGTAA
- a CDS encoding response regulator, translating to MGVLLGDPVLRAVTVRRLELLGYTVTPLPDDPAAAPVVAADAAVDGVLIDLDLPDGAGLRIVERLASEDATAGLPVLGLAADTPQGLVEEAYAAGVADFLIHPYDPLVLESKVARLLKSAIGP from the coding sequence GTGGGCGTGCTGCTGGGCGACCCGGTGCTGCGGGCGGTGACCGTGCGTCGATTAGAATTATTGGGGTATACGGTGACGCCGCTGCCGGACGACCCCGCCGCGGCGCCGGTCGTCGCGGCGGACGCGGCCGTCGACGGCGTGTTGATCGACCTCGACCTGCCGGACGGCGCCGGGCTGCGGATCGTGGAGCGGCTCGCGTCGGAGGACGCCACCGCGGGGCTGCCGGTTCTCGGCCTCGCCGCGGACACCCCGCAGGGGCTCGTCGAAGAGGCCTACGCCGCCGGCGTGGCCGACTTCCTGATCCACCCCTACGACCCGCTGGTGCTCGAATCCAAGGTCGCCCGTCTGCTGAAGTCGGCGATCGGCCCTTAA
- a CDS encoding GspE/PulE family protein yields MARRLGDILQERGWIDADALARALADQRGGRGRLGTLLLGRGLVSRDQLGEAFAEQFEVPFRSLTATQIHPQLPRLLPETFARGREVAPVAVDGDRVTLAMAAPDDMEAISEVELLTGYRVDPVICMADELTAVLDRAFDERVAARQTAVDIRFEELRTGAAAPSAMKTDEDPDAPVVRLVRSILMGAVHSGASDIHLEPHDPQMRVRYRVDGQLQEIMTVPGHSEEAVVGRIKVMADMDTAEQRRPQDGTLTLVDGDSRASFRVSSIPTVGGEKVVMRVLDETGRTFSFDALGMPDDQVARVRQLLDKPHGMVVMTGPTGSGKTTTMYSMLCSIDADQRNISTIEDPVEFRLPGVNQVQANNDFGMGFANGLKYLMRQDPDVILVGEIRDRETATAAVQAALTGHLLISTLHTNDAVGTVARLADLGLDQFKIAGSLIASIGQRLLRRICPHCRTEQSADRRASNRKLIDLLFAGRQRPAEADPDALYYEGSGCERCHGTGYAGRVPIYEIMTVTPALERAIEAGLPASKLRELAAEDGMIELAVGGLRQARAGVTTVEEVYFKLAG; encoded by the coding sequence ATGGCCCGCCGCCTCGGCGACATTCTGCAGGAACGCGGCTGGATCGACGCCGACGCGCTCGCGCGCGCCCTCGCCGACCAGCGGGGCGGCCGCGGCCGGCTGGGCACCCTGCTGCTGGGCCGCGGCCTCGTCTCCCGGGATCAGTTGGGCGAAGCGTTCGCGGAGCAGTTCGAGGTCCCGTTCCGCTCGCTGACGGCGACGCAGATCCACCCCCAACTGCCCCGCCTGTTGCCGGAAACCTTCGCCCGCGGCCGTGAGGTCGCCCCGGTCGCGGTCGACGGCGACCGCGTGACGCTCGCCATGGCCGCCCCGGACGATATGGAGGCGATCAGCGAGGTCGAATTGCTCACCGGTTATCGGGTGGACCCGGTGATCTGCATGGCGGACGAATTGACCGCCGTACTGGACCGGGCCTTCGACGAACGCGTCGCGGCCCGGCAGACGGCGGTGGATATTCGCTTTGAGGAGCTGCGGACCGGCGCCGCGGCCCCGTCGGCGATGAAAACCGACGAAGACCCGGACGCCCCCGTCGTGCGGCTGGTGCGGTCGATCCTGATGGGCGCGGTGCACTCCGGGGCGAGCGACATTCACCTGGAGCCCCACGATCCGCAGATGCGCGTGCGCTACCGGGTGGACGGTCAATTGCAGGAGATTATGACCGTCCCCGGGCACAGCGAGGAGGCGGTCGTCGGCCGAATTAAGGTCATGGCGGATATGGACACCGCCGAGCAGCGCCGCCCGCAGGACGGCACGCTCACGCTGGTCGACGGGGACTCCCGGGCGAGCTTCCGCGTCAGCTCCATCCCCACCGTCGGCGGCGAAAAGGTCGTGATGCGGGTGCTGGACGAAACCGGCCGGACCTTCAGCTTCGACGCCCTCGGCATGCCGGACGATCAGGTCGCCCGCGTCCGTCAGTTGCTCGATAAACCGCACGGGATGGTCGTGATGACCGGCCCGACGGGCTCCGGCAAAACGACCACCATGTATTCGATGCTGTGCAGCATCGACGCCGACCAGCGGAATATCTCCACCATCGAGGACCCGGTGGAGTTCCGCCTGCCCGGCGTCAATCAGGTGCAGGCGAACAACGACTTCGGCATGGGCTTCGCCAACGGGTTGAAATACCTGATGCGACAGGACCCGGACGTCATTCTCGTCGGCGAGATCCGCGACCGGGAAACGGCGACCGCCGCGGTGCAGGCGGCCCTCACCGGCCACCTGCTCATCTCCACGCTGCACACCAACGACGCGGTCGGCACCGTCGCCCGCCTGGCGGACCTGGGGCTGGACCAGTTTAAGATCGCCGGCTCGCTGATCGCCAGCATCGGCCAGCGCCTGCTGCGCCGCATCTGCCCGCACTGCCGCACCGAGCAATCGGCGGACCGGCGGGCCTCGAACCGCAAACTGATCGACCTGCTGTTCGCCGGCCGGCAACGCCCCGCCGAGGCCGACCCGGACGCGTTGTATTACGAAGGCTCGGGGTGCGAGCGGTGCCACGGCACCGGCTACGCCGGCCGCGTGCCGATCTATGAGATTATGACCGTCACGCCCGCCCTGGAGCGGGCGATCGAGGCCGGTCTCCCGGCCAGCAAACTCCGGGAGCTCGCCGCGGAAGACGGCATGATCGAACTCGCCGTCGGCGGCCTGCGACAGGCTCGGGCCGGCGTGACCACCGTGGAGGAAGTGTACTTCAAACTCGCCGGTTGA
- a CDS encoding type II secretion system F family protein, with product MSAAITPTGVLGVLRKLQEIQIGGGSGIVVKRKDLVGILRNLCTMIRNGVGLPGAIATLREDPANRKYARIFEKVGESVATGSTLSTSLAPFPESFPPLLVHQLRVGERAGTLPDSLDRVTRQLEQGANLKAFLIKKLSYPLLVTVAGIGAVTFMILCVIPTFQDMYDESGATLPLITRVLVAVGETASSHYLLILGGIAAAIGGAVWAWREPTSRQAIDRACVRLPGLGGWFRSIAVLQFMDVLGNLMESGFTLADALIPASEAVSNRHVRGQIRRLHAAVRRGERFSAALDVEGGLFPPIVRQLVIVGERTGRLGPVTAQIRTHLRSDVERTTAALLGTIEPVLTVTLAAAIGGILMAVYLPMFDLIGQMH from the coding sequence ATGTCCGCCGCCATCACCCCGACGGGGGTTCTCGGAGTTCTCCGAAAACTTCAGGAAATCCAGATCGGCGGCGGCTCCGGGATCGTCGTCAAGCGGAAGGACCTGGTCGGGATTCTGCGGAACCTGTGCACCATGATCCGCAACGGCGTGGGTCTGCCGGGCGCGATCGCGACGCTGCGGGAGGATCCCGCGAACCGCAAATACGCCCGCATTTTCGAGAAGGTGGGCGAATCCGTGGCGACGGGCAGCACGCTGTCGACGTCGCTGGCGCCGTTTCCGGAATCGTTCCCGCCGCTGCTGGTTCATCAATTACGCGTCGGCGAACGCGCCGGCACCCTGCCGGACAGCCTGGATCGCGTCACCCGACAGTTGGAGCAGGGCGCGAACCTCAAGGCGTTCCTGATCAAAAAGCTCAGCTACCCCCTGCTCGTCACCGTCGCGGGGATCGGGGCGGTGACGTTTATGATTCTGTGCGTCATCCCCACGTTTCAGGACATGTACGACGAAAGCGGCGCCACCCTGCCGCTGATCACGCGCGTGCTGGTCGCGGTCGGCGAAACGGCGTCCTCCCACTATTTATTGATTCTTGGCGGCATCGCGGCGGCGATCGGCGGGGCGGTCTGGGCCTGGAGAGAGCCGACGAGCCGCCAGGCCATCGACCGGGCCTGCGTGCGGCTGCCGGGGCTCGGCGGTTGGTTTCGCAGCATCGCCGTCCTGCAATTCATGGACGTGCTGGGCAACCTGATGGAGAGCGGCTTCACCCTGGCGGACGCGCTCATTCCCGCCTCCGAGGCCGTCTCCAACCGGCACGTGCGGGGACAGATCCGGCGGCTGCACGCGGCGGTGCGGCGGGGCGAACGCTTCAGCGCCGCGCTGGACGTTGAGGGCGGGCTGTTTCCGCCGATCGTGCGGCAATTAGTGATCGTGGGCGAGCGGACCGGACGGCTCGGGCCGGTCACCGCCCAGATCCGCACGCATCTGCGGAGCGACGTCGAACGCACCACCGCGGCGCTGCTGGGCACGATCGAGCCGGTGCTGACCGTCACCCTCGCCGCGGCGATCGGCGGCATCCTGATGGCGGTTTATCTGCCGATGTTCGACCTGATCGGCCAGATGCACTGA